A stretch of the Solanum dulcamara chromosome 6, daSolDulc1.2, whole genome shotgun sequence genome encodes the following:
- the LOC129893425 gene encoding cytidine deaminase 1-like — MDQLKFVVEASEAESITQKLGLPSARHLLPALVQPAQTLARPPISNYHVAAVGLGSDGRVFLGVNLEFPGLPLHHSVHAEQFLLTNLAVHRCPRLLAFAVSAAPCGHCRQFLQELRNPSDLQIHITSQHQNNPDVTFEPLREILPNPFGPFDLLDDETPLLLELHNNGLSLSCEMNHDGDLCNGFSDDDSKIANGVSKSGNLSNGFYKITETESTLLRIAGLEAANNSHAPYSGCPSGVAIMDCEGKIYRGSYVESAAYNPSLGPVQGALIAFVAGGGGGYERIVAAALVEKEGVKVRQEETARIFLKLVSPKCDLKVFHCCVAENGCKKN, encoded by the coding sequence ATGGATCAACTAAAATTTGTGGTGGAGGCCTCTGAGGCTGAGTCCATTACCCAGAAACTGGGCCTACCCTCTGCCCGCCACCTCCTCCCTGCCTTGGTTCAACCCGCTCAGACCCTTGCCCGCCCACCCATCTCCAATTATCACGTTGCCGCCGTTGGCCTCGGCTCCGACGGCCGTGTATTTCTCGGCGTTAACCTTGAATTTCCTGGCCTACCCCTTCATCACTCTGTTCACGCCGAGCAGTTTCTTCTCACCAACCTCGCTGTCCACCGCTGCCCTCGCCTCCTCGCATTCGCCGTATCTGCCGCCCCCTGTGGCCACTGCCGACAGTTCCTTCAAGAACTCCGGAACCCTTCCGATCTCCAAATCCACATCACATCTCAACACCAAAACAATCCTGATGTCACATTCGAACCTTTGCGTGAAATCCTCCCCAATCCATTTGGTCCATTCGATCTCCTGGATGACGAAACACCTTTGCTCCTCGAGCTACATAACAACGGTTTATCCCTGTCCTGTGAGATGAATCACGATGGAGATCTGTGCAATGGGTTTTCAGATGACGATTCGAAGATAGCGAATGGCGTTTCGAAATCGGGAAATCTAAGCAATGGGTTTTACAAAATTACAGAAACAGAGAGTACCCTTTTAAGGATTGCAGGTTTGGAAGCTGCTAACAATTCACACGCACCTTACAGTGGGTGTCCATCAGGGGTGGCAATCATGGATTGTGAAGGGAAGATTTATAGAGGTTCTTATGTGGAATCTGCTGCTTATAATCCAAGTTTAGGACCAGTGCAGGGGGCATTGATAGCTTTTGTGGCCGGAGGAGGTGGTGGGTATGAACGAATTGTGGCGGCGGCTTTGGTGGAGAAGGAGGGCGTAAAGGTAAGGCAAGAGGAGACCGCTAGGATCTTTCTGAAGTTGGTTTCTCCTAAATGTGACTTGAAGGTTTTCCACTGCTGTGTTGCTGAAAATGGGTGTAAAAAGAATTGA